Proteins encoded within one genomic window of Granulicella pectinivorans:
- a CDS encoding DUF3309 family protein has protein sequence MLILLIVLILVFGFGGYRMGPGLGYYGGGGLSLILTILLILFLLDVVHF, from the coding sequence ATGCTCATCCTTCTGATTGTTCTTATCCTTGTGTTCGGTTTCGGTGGCTATCGCATGGGTCCTGGTTTGGGCTACTATGGCGGCGGCGGACTCAGCTTGATTTTGACGATTCTCCTGATTCTGTTTCTGCTGGATGTTGTCCACTTCTAA
- a CDS encoding PadR family transcriptional regulator yields the protein MAKQADLMQGTLEMLILKSVSLGRLHGYGVLLRIQQISGEQLVIQQGSLYPALYRLEHEGAIASEWGESENNRRAKYYSLTPQGRKQLAEETAKWNRMAGIIATILKISALEV from the coding sequence ATGGCCAAACAGGCCGACCTCATGCAAGGCACCCTGGAGATGTTGATCCTCAAGTCCGTCTCCCTCGGACGACTCCATGGCTACGGCGTCCTCCTCCGCATCCAGCAGATCTCCGGCGAGCAGCTCGTCATCCAGCAGGGCTCCCTCTACCCCGCCCTCTACCGCCTGGAGCACGAAGGCGCCATCGCCAGCGAGTGGGGCGAAAGCGAGAACAACCGCCGCGCCAAGTACTACTCGCTCACCCCGCAGGGCCGCAAACAGCTCGCCGAAGAGACCGCCAAATGGAACCGCATGGCCGGCATCATTGCAACCATCCTGAAAATCAGCGCCCTCGAGGTGTAG
- a CDS encoding tannase/feruloyl esterase family alpha/beta hydrolase, with the protein MVIVGARIGEVRMRLLMAVMLVGLSLPAVAEDCAQLKTMKGVTVAEVVNAGSFTPEGAKAIDGLPAFCRVAATLDPSGDSAIRVEVWLPLTGWNERFEGTGNGGLAGRISYGGLVSGVKEGYAVANTDMGMGVPEGKDAGVFVGRPERWKDWGWRSTHAMTVFAKEVVKMFYGRVEKKDYFVGCSTGGEQALMEAQRFPDDYDGIVGGAPAHNRTGVHESILWNFAAVEAPGAYLPAEKLKLLNDAVVKACDLNDGVKDGLIGDPRRCGFDPGLLACQDGDGDRCLTAAQVAAVKKIYAGPKDPRNGRQVYPGLERGSEFAWGSLGPKPPAGKAPYAPFFEWVFGADWNWKSFDYGKDVDVVQSKLATTLNATDPNLDTFLGKGHKLVLYHGWADQIVPPEETIAYFDAVRRRRSVDEGARLFLLAGVQHCSGGPGPSGIDPLAAVVRWVELGQPPSSLKATGNGMTRMVCPYPVEAKFVGTGDAKDGPYACSVRK; encoded by the coding sequence ATGGTTATAGTGGGAGCGCGGATTGGAGAGGTGCGGATGCGTCTGTTGATGGCGGTGATGCTGGTTGGATTGAGCTTGCCTGCGGTGGCGGAGGATTGTGCGCAACTCAAGACGATGAAGGGTGTGACGGTCGCGGAGGTCGTGAATGCGGGCTCGTTTACGCCGGAGGGGGCGAAGGCGATCGATGGGCTGCCGGCGTTCTGCCGGGTGGCGGCTACGCTCGATCCCAGCGGGGATTCGGCGATCCGCGTGGAGGTGTGGCTGCCGTTGACGGGGTGGAACGAGCGGTTTGAAGGGACGGGGAACGGCGGGCTGGCGGGGCGCATCAGCTATGGGGGGCTGGTGAGTGGGGTGAAGGAGGGGTACGCGGTTGCGAATACGGACATGGGGATGGGTGTGCCGGAGGGCAAGGATGCGGGTGTGTTTGTGGGGCGTCCGGAGCGGTGGAAGGACTGGGGGTGGAGGTCGACGCATGCGATGACCGTCTTCGCGAAGGAAGTCGTGAAGATGTTCTATGGGCGGGTGGAGAAGAAGGATTATTTTGTGGGCTGCTCGACGGGCGGGGAGCAGGCGTTGATGGAGGCGCAGCGATTTCCGGATGACTATGACGGCATCGTAGGCGGGGCTCCGGCGCATAACCGGACCGGGGTGCATGAGAGCATCCTTTGGAACTTCGCGGCGGTGGAGGCTCCGGGGGCTTACCTACCGGCGGAGAAGCTGAAGCTATTGAACGACGCGGTGGTGAAGGCGTGCGATCTGAACGATGGGGTGAAGGATGGGCTGATCGGTGATCCTCGGCGGTGCGGGTTCGATCCGGGTTTGCTGGCCTGTCAGGACGGGGATGGGGATAGATGTTTGACGGCGGCTCAGGTGGCTGCGGTGAAGAAGATCTATGCGGGGCCAAAGGATCCGCGCAACGGGCGGCAGGTGTATCCGGGGCTGGAGCGTGGGAGTGAGTTTGCGTGGGGTTCGCTGGGGCCGAAGCCTCCGGCGGGGAAGGCTCCGTATGCTCCGTTTTTTGAGTGGGTGTTCGGTGCGGATTGGAACTGGAAGAGCTTTGACTATGGCAAGGATGTGGATGTTGTCCAGTCTAAGTTGGCGACGACTTTGAATGCGACCGACCCGAACCTGGATACGTTTCTTGGGAAGGGGCACAAGCTGGTGCTGTATCACGGTTGGGCGGACCAGATTGTGCCGCCTGAAGAGACGATTGCGTACTTCGATGCCGTGCGGCGGAGGCGTTCGGTGGATGAGGGAGCGAGGCTCTTTCTGCTGGCGGGGGTGCAGCATTGCAGCGGTGGGCCGGGGCCTTCGGGGATCGATCCATTGGCCGCGGTGGTGAGATGGGTGGAACTGGGACAGCCTCCCTCGAGTCTGAAGGCGACCGGGAATGGGATGACGAGGATGGTGTGTCCGTATCCGGTGGAGGCGAAGTTTGTCGGAACGGGAGATGCGAAGGATGGACCCTATGCGTGTTCGGTGAGGAAGTGA
- the ppk1 gene encoding polyphosphate kinase 1: MTTTHTTSKPTAARRVAKKKAAKTAPQALAESLFFSRDESWLRFNLRVLEEAQDATNPLLERVKFLAITASNLDEFVEIRVASLLQRIEEGHNEQQAPDEGGLTLVERLDHVATMLHEFVEAQYTCWNEQLLPALDAEKVRVLRWRDLDGDQQAYAVEFYENEVDPLLTPVTIDPSHPFPRVLNKALCLALLLRHKRKGAVAAATLLGVVTVPRSLPRLVALPQVAEGAQDFILLHELIESQVERMFRGYEVIGKSAFRVTRNSNLYMQEEESRSVLESVRAELHNRRKGDAVRLEIETTAPTEIIERLRTNFELDPWQVFRMDGPVNLSRLMNLYGETNKPALKYPVFKGKKYKLGRKSVDLFDELRQKDVLLHHPFDSYETVEGFVEAAAEDPSVVSIKQTLYRTSADSPMFRALTEAAQSTDVTVVIELMARFDEASNIRWARELEDAGVGVFHGIFGLKTHCKLALLVRRDADGKTRRYAHLGTGNYNPVTARFYTDISFLTSRPEITSAVQSVFRYLTAEAEGEHYEPLLVAPLTMAGDVIALIQREAEHAKAGRKAGIVAKMNALLDRKTVEALYAASQAGVQIDLIVRGMCSLRPGLKGLSETIRVRSIVGRYLEHSRIFSFVNGGEDETYCGSADWMARNLYERCEVLFPVTDEEAGKRLREEILGAYLKDNTKARLLQADGNYVRAPKSGAAFSAQDYFTEMACEPVAETPGKVATKKAGKKEVIS; the protein is encoded by the coding sequence ATGACGACGACACATACAACTTCCAAGCCCACCGCCGCGCGACGCGTTGCCAAGAAGAAAGCTGCCAAGACTGCTCCGCAGGCGCTGGCGGAGAGCCTGTTCTTCAGCCGCGATGAGTCGTGGCTGCGGTTCAACCTGAGAGTGCTGGAGGAGGCGCAGGACGCGACGAATCCGCTGCTGGAGCGGGTGAAGTTCCTTGCGATTACGGCGTCGAACCTGGATGAGTTCGTCGAGATCCGTGTGGCGAGTCTGCTGCAGAGGATTGAAGAGGGGCATAACGAGCAGCAGGCTCCGGATGAGGGCGGACTGACGCTTGTCGAGCGCCTGGACCACGTGGCGACGATGCTGCACGAGTTTGTGGAGGCGCAGTACACGTGTTGGAATGAACAGTTGCTGCCTGCGCTCGATGCCGAGAAGGTGCGCGTGCTGCGGTGGAGGGATCTGGACGGCGATCAGCAGGCGTATGCGGTCGAGTTCTATGAGAACGAGGTCGATCCGTTGCTGACGCCGGTAACGATCGATCCCTCGCATCCGTTTCCGCGCGTGTTGAACAAGGCGCTTTGCCTTGCTCTGCTGCTGAGGCATAAGCGCAAGGGTGCGGTGGCGGCGGCTACGCTGCTGGGTGTGGTGACGGTGCCGCGGTCGCTGCCGAGGCTTGTGGCTCTGCCGCAGGTGGCGGAGGGCGCTCAGGATTTTATCCTGCTGCATGAGCTGATCGAGAGCCAGGTGGAACGGATGTTCCGGGGCTACGAGGTGATCGGCAAGTCGGCGTTTCGCGTGACGCGGAACAGCAATCTGTACATGCAGGAAGAGGAGTCACGTTCGGTGTTGGAGAGCGTGCGCGCGGAGCTGCATAACCGGCGCAAGGGCGATGCGGTCAGGCTGGAGATCGAGACGACGGCCCCGACGGAGATTATCGAGCGGTTGCGAACGAACTTCGAGCTCGATCCGTGGCAGGTCTTTCGGATGGATGGGCCGGTCAACCTCTCCCGGTTGATGAACCTGTATGGCGAGACGAACAAGCCGGCGTTGAAGTATCCAGTGTTCAAGGGCAAGAAGTACAAGCTAGGGCGGAAGTCGGTCGACCTGTTCGATGAACTGCGGCAGAAGGATGTGCTGCTGCATCATCCGTTCGATAGCTATGAGACGGTCGAAGGCTTTGTCGAGGCCGCGGCTGAGGATCCGTCGGTGGTGTCGATCAAGCAGACGCTGTATCGCACGAGTGCGGATTCGCCGATGTTTCGCGCGTTGACGGAAGCGGCGCAGAGTACGGATGTGACGGTGGTGATCGAGCTGATGGCGCGGTTCGATGAGGCCTCGAATATCCGCTGGGCGAGGGAGCTGGAGGATGCGGGCGTCGGCGTGTTTCACGGCATCTTCGGGCTGAAGACACATTGCAAGCTGGCTCTGCTGGTACGGCGCGACGCGGATGGGAAGACGCGGCGTTACGCGCATCTGGGCACGGGCAACTACAACCCGGTGACGGCGCGGTTCTATACCGACATCAGCTTTCTGACGTCGCGTCCGGAGATTACCTCGGCGGTGCAGTCGGTGTTTCGGTACCTGACGGCGGAGGCGGAGGGTGAGCACTATGAGCCGCTGCTGGTGGCTCCGCTGACGATGGCCGGTGACGTGATCGCGCTGATCCAGCGCGAGGCGGAGCATGCGAAGGCGGGGCGCAAGGCGGGAATCGTCGCCAAGATGAATGCGCTGCTGGATCGCAAGACCGTGGAAGCGTTGTATGCTGCGTCGCAGGCCGGGGTGCAGATCGATCTGATTGTTCGCGGGATGTGTTCCTTGCGGCCTGGGCTGAAGGGGCTGAGCGAGACGATCCGGGTGCGTTCGATCGTGGGCCGGTATCTGGAGCATAGCCGCATCTTCTCGTTTGTGAATGGTGGCGAGGATGAGACGTATTGCGGCAGTGCGGACTGGATGGCGCGGAATCTGTATGAGCGCTGCGAGGTGCTGTTTCCGGTGACGGATGAGGAAGCAGGGAAGAGGTTGCGGGAGGAGATTCTCGGAGCCTACTTGAAGGACAATACGAAGGCACGCCTGCTGCAGGCTGATGGGAACTATGTGCGCGCGCCGAAGAGTGGTGCCGCGTTTTCGGCACAGGATTACTTTACGGAGATGGCGTGCGAACCCGTGGCGGAGACGCCTGGGAAGGTGGCGACGAAGAAGGCGGGTAAGAAGGAAGTCATTTCGTAG
- a CDS encoding glycine betaine ABC transporter substrate-binding protein: protein MVALLVLLLVGCGPPRSSRVVIGAKNFTEQVVLGEMLAQEIEAVTGERVERRFYLAGSYLCQQALVGGRIDGYVEYTGTALTAILKEPLPPAEDRGGVLGRVRDDYERRFGVKVEAPLGFEDTFAMAVRGEDARRFGWTKISDLVGRPELRLGVGYEFESRPDGLAGLEKAYGLRFAGRPRTMELGLLYRALAQKQVDIVSGNSTDGPIRALGFKVLEDDKGYFPPYEAVPLFREDSLKAHPGIQVAMDRLAGKATAEEMQGMNDAVDAQHRDVGDVVREWRRGKGL, encoded by the coding sequence GTGGTGGCTCTGCTTGTGTTGTTGCTGGTGGGGTGTGGGCCGCCTCGGTCGAGCCGGGTGGTGATTGGCGCGAAGAACTTTACTGAGCAGGTGGTGCTGGGGGAGATGCTGGCGCAGGAGATAGAAGCGGTCACTGGGGAGAGGGTGGAGCGGCGGTTCTATCTGGCGGGGAGTTATCTCTGTCAGCAGGCGCTGGTGGGTGGACGGATCGATGGGTATGTGGAGTACACCGGGACGGCGCTGACGGCGATCTTGAAGGAGCCCCTGCCTCCTGCGGAGGATCGGGGCGGGGTGCTGGGGCGGGTGCGGGACGACTATGAACGGCGGTTTGGGGTGAAGGTCGAGGCTCCCCTGGGGTTTGAGGATACGTTTGCGATGGCGGTGCGGGGGGAGGATGCGCGGCGGTTTGGGTGGACGAAGATCTCGGACCTGGTGGGGCGGCCGGAGCTGCGGCTGGGGGTGGGGTATGAGTTTGAGTCGAGGCCGGATGGGCTGGCGGGGTTGGAGAAGGCGTATGGGTTGAGGTTCGCGGGGCGGCCCCGGACGATGGAGCTGGGGCTTTTGTATCGGGCGCTGGCGCAGAAGCAGGTCGATATTGTGTCGGGGAACTCGACGGATGGGCCGATCCGGGCGCTGGGGTTCAAGGTGCTGGAGGACGATAAGGGGTACTTTCCTCCGTATGAGGCGGTGCCGCTGTTTCGGGAGGATTCTTTGAAGGCGCATCCGGGGATTCAGGTGGCGATGGACCGTCTGGCCGGGAAGGCTACCGCAGAGGAGATGCAGGGGATGAACGATGCGGTGGATGCGCAGCATCGGGATGTAGGGGATGTGGTGCGGGAGTGGCGTCGGGGAAAGGGGCTTTAA
- a CDS encoding GNAT family N-acetyltransferase: MENEGTTKPFVLRSHRVGDMGWAVHREGLGYFEEYGWDEHFEGLVAQIVADFIRNFDAERERCWMAEVNGQSVGHVFLVKHPDEEGTAKLRLLFIEKSARGLGLGHALVGECVSFARAAGYRRIVLWTQSMLGAAIRIYERAGFRLIAEEPHRSFGHDLVAQTWELTL, encoded by the coding sequence ATGGAGAACGAAGGAACAACGAAGCCGTTCGTGCTGCGGTCGCACCGTGTGGGCGATATGGGATGGGCGGTCCACCGCGAGGGCCTGGGCTACTTCGAAGAGTATGGGTGGGACGAGCACTTCGAGGGTCTGGTGGCGCAGATCGTTGCCGACTTTATTCGCAACTTCGATGCCGAGCGGGAGCGCTGCTGGATGGCTGAGGTGAATGGGCAGAGTGTGGGGCATGTGTTTCTCGTGAAGCATCCCGACGAAGAAGGTACGGCTAAGCTGCGACTTCTGTTTATCGAGAAGAGTGCTCGTGGGCTTGGGCTGGGACATGCGCTGGTGGGTGAGTGTGTGTCGTTTGCGCGGGCTGCGGGCTATCGCAGGATCGTTCTCTGGACGCAGAGCATGCTTGGAGCGGCGATTCGCATCTATGAGAGAGCGGGGTTTCGCTTGATTGCGGAAGAGCCGCATCGCAGCTTCGGTCACGATCTGGTGGCTCAGACGTGGGAACTGACTTTGTGA
- a CDS encoding ABC transporter permease: MMQRLKSFLRSVTHRSRLEADMADEIQFHLEARAADLERGGLTHADALRRARVEFGQPAAHMENMRHSLGLRWLDELLADVLYGARILRKSPGFTLIAVLSLGLAIGANTTIFSVANEMLYARLGVPHPEQLRLLTAILDKKSVVHSSWGSSYPTPGGGTRLDSFSYPVYEAMRRDNHGLEDLIAFKDMGRANITIGNNAVAVQVELVSGNFYQQMDVHPALGRTILPADDAIPGSGAVAIISDTFWTRAFNRDPNVIGKVVSVNMTPVTIIGVNPAGFTGAKSAQSSPEIFMPLSMISLLHAEIGGHGSLLSSKTLWWVQIMGRLKPGIPEDKAQAALATALNAAVRANVTPKDGETMPRLILEDGSKGLNFSGRNYAQPMNVLLGMVGFVLLLACANIANLMLARASARQREMGVRLALGAGRSRILRQVLTESLMLSALGGILGLFLGYLGRTALPRLMLSAWETNDVNVPFDARVFAFTAGVTLLTGLLFGLAPAWGATRAEIGTALKEGGKTSTRRRKGFSGKAIVAFQIALSTLLVSGAALFVRTLVNLYRVDPGFNTSNLVIFDLNPPSTRYPAPKDVALHARIEDALRAVPGVQGVTVTDIPLIADSREMSTLYPEGVAEIPGNEDQFHSSSLANVGPDFFSVMQIPLITGRTFTSADTASAAKVTVINQSLAREFFPNQNPIGKRFSNDGPKEKNRTWLTIVGICADTRYNDLRTPPAPIHFELYRQESEVGGVTYVLRTALKPEAIVPSLRDAVRNIDHDLPLIDVRTQQQQIDATVQQQRLFASLTAGFGVLALALACVGIYGIMAYTVSQRTNEIGIRLALGAERGQVRGMVLKETTWLAGIGIAAGLALALALGRVVKTMLYGLQPADPISLAGSALLLIAVAMAAGWIPALRASRVEPMEALRHE, encoded by the coding sequence ATGATGCAGCGTCTGAAGTCCTTCCTCCGCTCCGTCACCCATCGCAGCCGGCTCGAAGCCGACATGGCCGACGAGATCCAGTTCCACCTCGAAGCCCGCGCCGCCGACCTCGAACGAGGCGGCCTCACCCACGCCGACGCCCTCCGCCGCGCCAGGGTCGAGTTCGGCCAGCCCGCCGCGCACATGGAGAACATGCGACACTCCCTCGGTCTCCGCTGGCTCGACGAGCTACTCGCCGACGTCCTCTACGGAGCCCGCATCCTGCGCAAGAGTCCCGGCTTCACCCTCATCGCCGTCCTCTCGCTCGGCCTCGCCATTGGCGCCAACACCACCATCTTCTCCGTCGCCAACGAGATGCTCTACGCGCGCCTCGGCGTACCGCACCCCGAGCAGCTTCGCCTCCTCACCGCCATCCTCGACAAGAAGAGCGTCGTCCACTCCAGTTGGGGCAGCTCCTATCCCACACCCGGTGGAGGCACGCGTCTGGACTCCTTTTCGTACCCGGTCTACGAAGCCATGCGACGCGACAACCATGGGCTCGAAGATCTCATCGCCTTCAAGGACATGGGCCGCGCCAACATCACCATCGGCAACAACGCCGTTGCCGTCCAGGTGGAACTTGTCTCCGGCAACTTCTACCAGCAGATGGACGTGCACCCGGCACTCGGACGCACCATTCTCCCCGCGGACGACGCCATCCCCGGCTCCGGAGCCGTCGCCATCATCTCCGACACCTTCTGGACCCGCGCCTTCAACCGTGATCCCAACGTCATCGGGAAGGTCGTCTCCGTCAACATGACGCCGGTCACCATCATCGGCGTCAACCCGGCCGGATTCACCGGTGCCAAAAGCGCGCAGTCCTCGCCCGAGATCTTCATGCCGCTCTCCATGATCTCGCTCCTCCACGCCGAGATCGGCGGCCACGGCTCCCTGCTCTCCAGCAAGACCCTGTGGTGGGTGCAGATCATGGGACGCCTCAAACCCGGCATCCCCGAAGACAAGGCCCAGGCCGCTCTGGCCACCGCGCTCAACGCCGCCGTCCGCGCCAACGTTACCCCCAAGGACGGGGAGACCATGCCCCGCCTCATCCTCGAAGACGGCAGCAAAGGCCTCAACTTCTCCGGACGAAACTACGCCCAGCCCATGAATGTCCTTCTCGGCATGGTCGGTTTCGTTCTCCTGCTGGCCTGCGCCAACATCGCGAACCTCATGCTGGCCCGCGCCTCCGCCCGCCAGCGTGAGATGGGCGTCCGCCTCGCCCTCGGAGCAGGCCGTTCCCGCATCCTCCGCCAGGTCCTCACCGAATCCCTCATGCTCTCCGCCCTCGGCGGCATCCTCGGGCTCTTCCTCGGCTACCTGGGCCGCACCGCCCTGCCCAGATTGATGCTCAGCGCTTGGGAGACCAACGACGTCAACGTCCCCTTCGACGCCCGCGTCTTCGCCTTCACCGCCGGCGTCACCCTCCTCACCGGACTCCTCTTTGGCCTCGCTCCCGCCTGGGGAGCCACCCGCGCCGAGATCGGCACAGCCCTGAAAGAGGGCGGCAAAACCTCCACCCGGCGTCGCAAAGGCTTCAGCGGCAAAGCCATCGTCGCCTTCCAGATCGCACTGTCGACGCTTCTCGTCAGCGGAGCCGCGCTCTTCGTCCGCACCCTCGTCAACCTCTACCGCGTCGACCCCGGCTTCAACACCTCGAACCTCGTCATCTTCGACCTGAATCCGCCCAGCACCCGCTACCCCGCACCCAAGGACGTAGCCCTCCACGCCCGCATCGAAGACGCCCTCCGCGCCGTGCCCGGCGTCCAGGGAGTCACCGTCACCGACATCCCCCTCATCGCCGACTCCAGGGAGATGTCCACCCTGTATCCCGAAGGCGTCGCCGAAATCCCCGGCAACGAAGACCAGTTCCATAGCTCCTCGCTCGCCAACGTCGGCCCGGACTTCTTCTCGGTCATGCAGATTCCCCTCATCACCGGCCGCACCTTCACCAGCGCCGATACCGCGAGCGCCGCCAAGGTCACCGTCATCAACCAGTCCCTGGCCCGCGAGTTCTTCCCCAACCAGAACCCCATCGGCAAGCGCTTCTCCAACGACGGCCCAAAGGAGAAGAATCGCACCTGGCTCACCATCGTCGGCATCTGCGCCGATACACGCTACAACGACCTCCGCACACCCCCCGCTCCAATCCACTTCGAGCTCTACCGGCAGGAGAGCGAGGTGGGCGGCGTAACCTATGTCCTTCGCACAGCCCTCAAGCCCGAAGCCATCGTGCCGTCCCTGCGCGACGCCGTCCGTAACATCGACCACGACCTGCCTCTCATCGACGTCCGCACCCAACAGCAGCAGATCGACGCCACCGTCCAGCAGCAGCGCCTCTTTGCCTCGCTCACCGCAGGCTTCGGAGTCCTCGCCCTGGCCCTCGCCTGCGTCGGCATCTACGGCATCATGGCCTACACCGTCTCCCAGCGCACCAACGAAATCGGCATCCGCCTCGCCCTCGGAGCCGAACGCGGTCAGGTGCGCGGCATGGTCCTGAAGGAAACCACATGGCTGGCCGGCATCGGCATCGCCGCCGGACTGGCCCTCGCCCTGGCCCTCGGTCGAGTCGTCAAAACCATGCTCTACGGCCTCCAGCCCGCCGACCCCATCTCCCTCGCCGGCTCAGCCTTGCTCCTCATCGCAGTCGCCATGGCCGCCGGATGGATCCCAGCCCTCCGCGCCTCGCGCGTAGAACCCATGGAAGCCCTCAGGCACGAGTAG
- a CDS encoding glycoside hydrolase family 18 protein, translated as MVSRAKRLLSCLALITCAAQAQQPHPLLTGYFPQWGLYNDPQYTVKNLAENAGLLDQINYAQGFVTGGHCSVADPNADTNYAFTAAQSVDGVADSPTQPLRGSFNQMIKLKRRHPHLKLVLSLEGKAADFAFDAQPENRAAFVASCVHLWIKGTITPEISIGTLFDGIDIDWEFPHPEDAANYIELLKEFRRQMDAVRPGMLLNVAVGPSPRMMGGADMAIVASLVDQMGLMTYDFTGPWVQHTGFVSALSGEVGSGTVTHTVSAYRAAGVPAAKLLVGVPFYGYGWRLVPEDNNGLFQEGEPIHGDRPYREIETKIPTSRVYRDPNSQAPWLFDGDVFWTYEDPISVSAKARYAAEQSLGGLMIWELGEDNATATLLTTAHKALHEEPTPITNKQAQ; from the coding sequence ATGGTTTCTCGCGCAAAACGTCTGCTCTCCTGCCTCGCCTTGATCACCTGCGCTGCCCAGGCCCAGCAGCCGCACCCTCTCCTCACCGGCTACTTTCCGCAATGGGGCCTCTATAACGACCCCCAGTACACCGTCAAAAATCTAGCCGAAAACGCCGGCCTCCTCGACCAGATCAACTACGCCCAGGGCTTCGTCACCGGCGGACACTGCTCCGTAGCCGACCCCAATGCCGACACCAACTACGCCTTCACCGCCGCCCAAAGCGTAGACGGCGTCGCCGATAGCCCCACCCAGCCCCTCCGCGGCAGCTTCAATCAGATGATCAAGCTCAAGCGCCGCCACCCTCATCTCAAACTCGTCCTCTCCCTCGAAGGCAAGGCGGCAGACTTCGCCTTCGACGCCCAGCCCGAAAACCGTGCCGCCTTCGTCGCCAGTTGCGTCCATCTCTGGATCAAAGGCACCATCACCCCCGAAATCTCCATCGGCACCCTCTTCGACGGCATCGACATCGACTGGGAGTTCCCCCACCCCGAAGACGCCGCCAACTACATCGAGCTCCTCAAAGAGTTCCGCCGCCAGATGGACGCCGTCCGCCCCGGCATGCTCCTGAACGTAGCCGTAGGCCCCAGCCCCCGCATGATGGGTGGCGCCGACATGGCCATCGTAGCCTCACTCGTCGACCAGATGGGCCTCATGACCTACGACTTCACCGGCCCCTGGGTCCAGCACACCGGCTTCGTCTCCGCCCTCTCCGGCGAAGTCGGCAGCGGAACCGTCACCCACACCGTCTCCGCCTATCGCGCCGCAGGTGTTCCCGCCGCGAAACTCCTCGTCGGCGTACCCTTCTACGGATACGGCTGGCGCCTCGTCCCCGAGGACAACAACGGCCTCTTCCAGGAGGGCGAACCCATCCACGGCGACCGCCCCTACCGGGAGATCGAGACCAAGATCCCCACCTCCAGGGTCTACCGCGATCCCAACTCGCAGGCCCCCTGGCTCTTCGACGGAGACGTCTTCTGGACCTACGAAGACCCCATCTCCGTCAGCGCCAAGGCACGTTACGCCGCCGAGCAGTCCCTGGGCGGCCTCATGATCTGGGAGCTGGGCGAAGACAACGCAACCGCCACCCTCCTGACCACCGCCCACAAAGCCCTCCACGAAGAGCCAACCCCCATCACCAACAAACAAGCCCAATAA
- a CDS encoding DinB family protein: MEPWLRGTFAEVDAVRRQVLHALELAGEDAAKWCYGLTDEDVNARPFGVASVAFHLRHMARSLDRLLTYAEGRQLSDEQMAALRSELAAGATVAEVLEEFRVGLDSAASRVMGLKGYEEVRGVGRAGLPSTVGGLMVHCAEHTQRHVGQMVTTAQVVVGMRRIA; this comes from the coding sequence GTGGAGCCCTGGTTGCGGGGGACGTTTGCGGAGGTGGATGCGGTGCGGCGGCAGGTGCTGCATGCGCTGGAGCTGGCCGGGGAGGATGCGGCGAAGTGGTGCTATGGGCTGACGGATGAGGATGTGAATGCGCGTCCGTTTGGGGTGGCTTCGGTGGCGTTTCATCTGCGGCATATGGCGCGTTCGCTGGACCGGTTGCTGACGTATGCGGAGGGGCGGCAGCTTTCGGACGAGCAGATGGCGGCGTTGCGGTCGGAGCTTGCGGCCGGGGCTACGGTGGCGGAGGTGCTGGAGGAGTTTCGGGTGGGGCTGGACTCGGCGGCTTCGCGGGTGATGGGATTGAAGGGATATGAGGAGGTGCGTGGGGTGGGACGGGCGGGGTTGCCGAGTACGGTGGGTGGTCTGATGGTGCATTGCGCGGAGCATACGCAGAGGCATGTGGGGCAGATGGTGACGACGGCGCAGGTGGTGGTGGGGATGCGTCGGATTGCTTAG
- the ruvX gene encoding Holliday junction resolvase RuvX, with amino-acid sequence MGIGRVMALDVGKVRIGVAMTDGLGITAQPLLTVWRKGRGEDLRSLARLVRKHAVVEVVVGNPLHLSGDEMPWGVKVREFAGELQAKVECPVTLWDERLSTTAAHEILDEAGYGTDRKGIIDQVAAVVILEGWMAAKERAAARGEE; translated from the coding sequence ATGGGAATTGGGCGGGTGATGGCGTTGGATGTGGGCAAGGTGCGGATTGGGGTCGCGATGACCGATGGGCTGGGGATTACGGCGCAGCCGCTGCTGACGGTGTGGCGGAAGGGGAGGGGGGAGGATCTGCGGAGTCTGGCGCGGCTGGTGAGGAAGCATGCGGTGGTGGAGGTGGTGGTGGGGAATCCGCTGCATCTTTCCGGCGATGAGATGCCGTGGGGGGTGAAGGTGAGGGAGTTCGCTGGGGAGCTGCAGGCGAAGGTGGAGTGTCCGGTGACGCTTTGGGATGAGCGGCTGAGTACGACCGCGGCCCACGAGATTCTGGATGAGGCCGGGTACGGGACGGACCGGAAGGGGATTATCGATCAGGTGGCGGCGGTGGTGATTCTGGAGGGGTGGATGGCGGCGAAGGAGCGGGCTGCGGCGCGGGGTGAGGAGTGA